In one Maniola hyperantus chromosome 6, iAphHyp1.2, whole genome shotgun sequence genomic region, the following are encoded:
- the Las gene encoding lipoyl synthase, mitochondrial, translating into MLRNSIKPYVLIPKCHELQRCAYSSKIDAIREKLREGPGLSDFVSEDRPKTWDDYEGKLKRERGEAERLRLPPWLKTSIPTGSKFSALKKQLRSLKLSTVCEEARCPNIGECWSGGKNGTSTATIMLMGDTCTRGCMFCSVKTSRAPPPLDPDEPGNTARAIHEWGLGYIVLTSVDRDDLPDGGSSHFAETVREIKRQSKEILVECLVPDFRGNRDSIETIATCGLDVFAHNIETVERLTPFVRDKRAGYRQTLKVLATAKEINPDLITKSSIMLGLGETDKQVQQTMKDLRSVGVDCVTLGQYMQPTKRHLKVHEYVTPAKFQRWEDEGNQLGFLYTASGPLVRSSYRAGEFFIASLLRDRKANSL; encoded by the exons ATGTTACGAAATTCTATCAAGCCGTACGTTTTGATACCAAAGTGTCACGAG CTTCAAAGATGTGCATATTCCAGTAAGATAGATGCTATAAGAGAGAAGCTGCGGGAAGGTCCAGGCTTGTCAGACTTTGTATCTGAGGACAGACCTAAGACCTGGGACGACTATGAGGGCAAGTTGAAGAGGGAGCGAGGAGAGGCAGAGAGGCTGAGGCTGCCACCATGGCTGAAGACCTCTATACCCACAG GTTCAAAATTCAGTGCACTAAAGAAACAGTTACGCAGTCTCAAGCTCAGTACAGTGTGTGAGGAAGCCAGGTGTCCCAACATTGGTGAGTGCTGGAGCGGCGGCAAGAATGGCACCTCCACTGCTACTATTATG TTAATGGGCGACACGTGCACGCGAGGATGTATGTTCTGTTCAGTGAAGACCTCCAGAGCACCGCCTCCACTAGACCCGGACGAGCCTGGGAACACCGCTAGAGCGATACATGAATGGGGACTTGGGTATATTGTGCTCACCTCTGTCGATAGAGATG ATTTGCCTGATGGAGGTTCATCACATTTCGCCGAAACTGTTCGGGAAATTAAGAGACA GAGCAAAGAAATACTGGTGGAATGTTTAGTACCGGACTTCCGTGGCAACCGCGACTCTATAGAAACCATCGCCACGTGTGGTTTGGACGTGTTCGCGCACAACATCGAGACTGTGGAACGACTTACGCCCTTCGTAAGGGACAAGAGGGCTGG ATACAGACAGACCCTGAAAGTGTTGGCGACTGCGAAGGAAATCAACCCAGATTTGATCACCAAGTCCTCAATCATGCTGGGCTTAGGAGAAACCGACAAACAGGTCCAACAGACTATGAAAG ATCTAAGATCCGTCGGCGTGGACTGCGTAACCCTGGGCCAGTACATGCAACCCACCAAGCGACATCTCAAAGTGCACGAGTACGTGACTCCAGCGAAGTTCCAGCGGTGGGAGGATGAGGGGAACCAGCTCGGCTTCCTGTACACCGCCAGCGGCCCGCTCGTCAGGTCCTCGTACAGGGCGGGGGAGTTCTTCATCGCCAGCCTGCTGAGGGACAGGAAGGCCAACAGCTTATGA
- the LOC117983253 gene encoding uncharacterized protein codes for MRNVEAHLLEEKMDEAVTHYINSHQASESVHVDASTLALNVQEDAGGRVLTLMHPQNFSQMSRQVSLGETVGEGAWVEEFLDQEGGLAALVARLTRGPHHHSHAQHHKISSVRGDVDGSVILDTPMRMFNGQQLEQQSESIVVQVPPLPSLPPLQDMKRCPDTDWFSKDKTSLKDDSQMLREQDSQVLDIGAGASPAQHKQNRKSLPHKKRISRKLRRTAGNTTPQQDIVVINCNEEVPQEEILPDSFVTGVPHPDHLPEDAHHIAQEMRALFICQLCGEFYGDEQLKFYQHLKQHYEPHATIIIENPVPVPDLGIDKMTNTCIVDNVANLPDSIVELSLESTVPKTMYQPIDKHILYTSSDKTLNYTSNKVQYSVASMDKEVLDSDKVDLYEPLERLETAYFCTECNKSFRKQRQCDAHIKEAHSDPKLDDMGEFSEPEDLMEGIHVAVDESGEPYEQTLLLTVDNGHVRQEHVRNWYLRNGASPGAVSPLCACGGAGYCPACTHPSPPPLHPPLHPQNISQTHPNTQPTQTSQPTQTTHVSQTSQTQPIIHATSPTTSLVSSHSTMSSHSTSHVSHPQATQATNSQRTIEAKEEVLQRIFDANEEPSEGTFQDSEILGIQPELHIKEESPSKGKDKKKPKSFECPHCRRVFQHRNSLLYHILMHSEKQQVCRECGKSFYTASALKIHVRVHSDDRPCKCEECGREFRQWSDLKYHKASLHSNKKNFKCEFCDKEFARRYSLNVHRRIHTGERNYKCDFCNKTFRASSYRLSHMRTHTGSKPYKCPQCEKCFRVAYDLRRHMLIHDKVRVRLDDHKGKTKDVDKKPAVAIKLEHNPKAEPKSPESDEKKNEKLPILKSLLDKKLPKSKKNPKKSPNVTVQNKEGHFKVNFQDVCTRPEQYILSDFRQKETEEIIRLQERSEERDVTNLRSLKTQQMCDIVDSNKIVFNRENTDGKLQIFTQIEKNKDYNGPIVANSMSLNDIRGLEREVGRDVRELQGDGIETVFFERLSAYCNNIPAV; via the exons ATGAGAAATGTGGAAGCTCATCTTCTAGAAGAGAAGATGGACGAAGCCGTCACGCATTATATAAATTCCCACCAAGCCTCGGAG TCGGTCCACGTGGACGCCAGCACCCTGGCGCTCAACGTGCAGGAGGATGCGGGCGGCAGAGTGCTCACCCTCATGCATCCTCAGAACTTCTCCCAAATGAGCAG GCAAGTATCATTGGGAGAGACGGTGGGGGAGGGCGCGTGGGTGGAGGAGTTCCTGGACCAGGAAGGTGGCTTGGCAGCGCTGGTGGCGCGTCTGACTCGCGGCCCGCATCATCACTCGCACGCGCAGCATCATAAG ATATCATCAGTGAGGGGCGATGTGGATGGTTCAGTCATCTTAGATACGCCAATGCGAATGTTCAATGGACAACAATTG GAGCAACAGTCGGAGTCGATCGTAGTTCAAGTACCACCGCTGCCTTCTCTACCGCCGCTGCAAGATATGAAGAGATGTCCCGACACTGACTGGTTCAGCAAGGACAAAACTAGTCTCAAG GACGACTCCCAAATGCTGCGCGAGCAAGACAGTCAAGTTCTGGACATCGGCGCTGGCGCGTCCCCCGCGCAGCACAAGCAGAACAGAAAGAGCTTGCCGCACAAGAAGAGGATCTCGCGCAAGCTTCGGCGCACCGCCGGCAACACCACGCCGCAACAG GACATAGTAGTCATAAACTGCAATGAAGAGGTCCCTCAGGAAGAGATCCTGCCCGATAGTTTCGTGACGGGAGTGCCTCATCCGGACCACTTGCCCGAAGACGCGCATCATATCGCGCAGGAG ATGCGCGCGCTGTTCATCTGCCAGCTGTGCGGGGAGTTCTACGGAGACGAGCAGCTGAAGTTCTACCAGCATCTCAAACAGCACTACGAGCCACATGCCACCATCATCATCGAAAACCCTGTCCCTGTACCCGATTTGGGCATAGACAAg ATGACTAACACATGTATCGTAGACAACGTAGCCAACCTTCCAGACTCCATCGTCGAACTCTCCCTCGAAAGCACCGTACCAAAGACAATGTACCAACCCATAGACAAGCACATCCTCTACACGTCAAGCGATAAGACGCTCAACTACACTAGCAATAAGGTCCAATATTCCGTGGCGAGCATGGACAAGGAAGTACTTGACAGTGATAAGGTGGATTTGTATGAGCCGCTGGAAAGGTTGGAGACTGCGTATTTCTGTACCGAGTGCAACAAATCGTTCAGGAAGCAGAGACAATGTGATGCGCATATAAAGGAGGCGCATTCTGATCCAAAG TTAGACGACATGGGGGAGTTCAGCGAGCCGGAGGATCTGATGGAGGGCATCCACGTGGCGGTGGACGAGAGCGGCGAGCCCTACGAGCAGACGCTGCTGCTCACTGTGGACAATGGGCACGTGCGGCAAGAGCATGTTAGGAACTG GTATCTACGCAATGGTGCAAGCCCCGGAGCTGTTTCGCCCCTCTGCGCTTGCGGGGGGGCCGGCTACTGCCCCGCCTGCACCCACCCCTCCCCACCGCCGCTGCACCCTCCCTTACACCCACAAAATATCTCACAAACCCACCCGAACACCCAACCCACACAAACCTCCCAACCGACGCAAACCACCCATGTGTCGCAGACGAGTCAGACCCAGCCGATCATACACGCGACCAGTCCGACGACTAGTCTAGTGAGCAGTCACTCGACTA TGAGCAGTCACTCGACTAGTCACGTGTCGCATCCGCAGGCGACGCAGGCTACTAATAGTCAACGGACTATTGAAGCTAAAG AAGAAGTCCTCCAAAGAATATTCGACGCTAACGAAGAACCGTCAGAGGGTACATTCCAAGACAGCGAGATCCTCGGAATCCAACCAGAGTTACATATAAAGGAGGAAAGTCCTTCCAAAGGGAAGGACAAGAAGAAACCCAAGTCCTTCGAATGCCCTCACTGCCGCCGGGTGTTCCAGCATCGGAACAGCTTGCTGTACCATATCCTGATGCATAGCGAGAAGCAGCAAGTCTGTCGAGAGTGTGGGAAGAGCTTTTACACCGCCAGTGCCTTAAAG ATTCACGTACGCGTCCACAGTGACGACCGGCCGTGCAAGTGCGAGGAGTGCGGCCGCGAGTTCCGCCAGTGGAGCGACCTCAAGTACCACAAAGCCTCTTTACATTCCAACAAG AAAAACTTCAAATGCGAGTTCTGCGACAAGGAGTTCGCGCGGCGTTACTCGCTCAACGTGCACCGTCGCATTCACACCGGGGAGCGCAACTACAAGTGCGACTTCTGCAACAAGACCTTCCGCGCCTCCTCCTACCGCCTCAgccacatgaggactcacacag GGAGCAAACCCTACAAATGTCCACAGTGCGAAAAGTGTTTCCGAGTTGCGTACGACTTGAGACGACACATGCTCATTCACGACAAGGTGCGCGTCAGGCTCGACGACCACAAGGGCAAGACGAAAGACGTCGACAAGAAACCCGCCGTGGCCATCAAGCTGGAACACAATCCCAAAGCGGAACCAAAATCACCCGAAAGCGACGAAAAGAAAAACGAAAAACTTCCCATACTAAAAAGTTTGCTCGACAAAAAACTGCCCAAGTCCAAAAAGAACCCGAAAAAGTCCCCCAACGTCACCGTCCAAAACAAAGAGGGACATTTCAAAGTTAACTTCCAAGACGTGTGCACTCGGCCAGAGCAGTATATATTGAGTGATTTCAGACAAAAAGAGACGGAAGAAATCATTAGGTTACAGGAGCGAAGCGAGGAGCGAGACGTAACTAATCTTAGGTCGTTAAAGACTCAACAAATGTGCGATATTGTTGACAGtaataaaatagttttcaaTCGGGAAAATACTGATGGGAAATTACAGATTTTTACCCAGATTGAAAAGAATAAGGACTACAATGGACCTATAGTGGCTAATTCCATGTCTCTAAATGATATTAGGGGTCTAGAAAGGGAAGTGGGTAGAGATGTAAGGGAGTTGCAGGGGGATGGAATTGAGACTGTGTTTTTCGAAAGGTTATCAGCTTATTGTAATAACATACCGGCCGTATGA